One window of Actinomycetota bacterium genomic DNA carries:
- a CDS encoding acyltransferase: MADFRDADVLGTPALRGSRHGRPRPAQATRVAAGEHLRPGVVDDGVDLRERALPHRRRARAPRLRGDGDHGAPGPRSGPLAVTGHMTEVAVGGLESAAEPKPDAGRFPCFDGFRAAAALSVLLLHVAGSSGATQRNRDLGPYLARLDVGVAVFFLISGFLLYRPFVDAHIAGGRAPATLAFFRRRFLRIYPAYWVATTAVVYVFHTWPGGTRIKDVKSFVLYYSLAHSYNLGTIFAPLLQAWTLATEVAFYLFLPAWGWLLWRATTRAAPERRVRIELGALAILFAMSVVYRLVVKTSVSDETRVGQLLMWLPAWLDLFAMGMGLAVARVWISRRRLAAPLGLDRAYAPAACWVLAAIAFWASSTRLGIHRGASGFTTAQDVGVHLLYGLTAFFFLLPGIFGPQDQGAIRRLLRNRVVQALGLVSYGIYLWHENWIGKFLDWRGIAPFSGDFWPMLGTVLGLTIAAAAVSYAVVERPALRLKGRRGPRRVVGAG, from the coding sequence ATGGCAGACTTTCGGGATGCGGATGTACTGGGCACTCCTGCCCTTCGCGGCAGTAGGCACGGCCGTCCTCGTCCGGCGCAGGCAACGCGTGTGGCCGCTGGCGAGCACCTTCGTCCTGGTGTCGTTGACGACGGCGTTGACCTACGGGAACGAGCGCTTCCGCATCGCCGCCGAGCCCGCGCTCCTCGTCTTCGCGGCGACGGGGATCACGGTGCTCCTGGCCCTCGTTCGGGCCCCCTTGCGGTCACGGGCCACATGACCGAGGTGGCGGTCGGCGGGCTCGAGAGCGCCGCGGAGCCGAAGCCCGACGCCGGCCGCTTCCCGTGCTTCGACGGGTTCCGCGCGGCCGCCGCGCTCTCGGTGCTGCTGCTCCACGTCGCGGGCAGCTCCGGCGCCACGCAACGCAACCGCGACCTCGGTCCTTACCTGGCCCGCCTCGACGTCGGCGTCGCGGTCTTCTTCCTCATCTCGGGGTTCCTGCTCTACCGGCCATTCGTCGATGCGCACATCGCCGGCGGTCGCGCGCCCGCGACGCTCGCGTTCTTCCGGCGCCGCTTCCTGCGCATCTATCCCGCGTACTGGGTGGCCACGACCGCCGTGGTGTACGTGTTCCACACCTGGCCGGGTGGCACCCGGATCAAGGACGTGAAGAGCTTCGTGCTCTACTACTCGCTCGCGCACAGCTACAACCTGGGCACGATCTTCGCTCCGCTCCTGCAGGCGTGGACGCTCGCCACGGAGGTGGCGTTCTACCTCTTCCTCCCCGCGTGGGGGTGGCTGCTGTGGCGGGCGACGACCCGCGCCGCGCCGGAGCGGCGCGTCCGGATCGAGCTGGGCGCGCTGGCGATCCTGTTCGCGATGAGCGTGGTGTACCGGCTCGTCGTCAAGACGTCGGTCAGCGATGAAACACGCGTCGGCCAGCTGCTGATGTGGCTTCCGGCGTGGCTCGACCTGTTCGCCATGGGGATGGGGCTGGCGGTGGCCCGCGTGTGGATCTCGCGGCGACGGCTCGCCGCCCCCCTCGGCCTCGACCGCGCGTACGCGCCGGCTGCATGCTGGGTGCTCGCCGCCATCGCCTTCTGGGCCTCGTCCACCCGCCTCGGCATCCACCGCGGCGCGTCCGGCTTCACCACCGCGCAGGACGTCGGCGTGCACCTGCTCTACGGGCTCACCGCGTTCTTCTTCCTCCTCCCGGGCATCTTCGGTCCGCAGGACCAGGGGGCGATCCGGCGCCTGCTGCGGAATCGCGTGGTGCAGGCCCTGGGCCTGGTGTCCTACGGCATCTACCTCTGGCACGAGAACTGGATCGGGAAGTTCCTCGATTGGCGCGGCATCGCCCCCTTCTCGGGTGACTTCTGGCCGATGCTCGGCACCGTGCTCGGCTTGACGATCGCAGCCGCGGCCGTGAGCTACGCCGTGGTCGAGCGTCCCGCGCTGCGCCTGAAGGGCCGGCGAGGTCCACGCCGCGTGGTTGGAGCCGGTTGA
- a CDS encoding glycosyltransferase family 39 protein → MPQRFRTFGSGLVLIAMAALAVRIAYTLYAAPDVRTLPPSDAGAYHLLANNLADGRGYIRPYDLLLAKPPAVRPTAEYPPLFPAVLSVVSRAGGDTVAAQRIAMCFVGTATVVLIGLLGRRVANAGVGLVAAGLAAVYPMLFQSDAVLMPETLYAFLVSAVLLLAYRAIDKPSNARFGALGLAVGAAVLTRAEAIFLVVLLVVPLAVLVREVGRRRRIALGAIAVGATLVVVLPWTYRNYARFDEVVPVSTNLGSALDGANCPPMYSGPFKGLWQYSPDCFDGFLQSELAAGNEAVSADAHRAEGLRYARHHAGEVPGVMAVRWLRTFGLYDTHFQVRFETFTEWRKARWQTFGMRMYWALLPFAAVGTAVLVRRRQRVWPLASTFVLVSLTTALTYGNERFRIAAEPALLVFAATGITVLLALVRAPLRSRAT, encoded by the coding sequence ATGCCCCAGCGCTTTCGCACCTTCGGGAGTGGCCTCGTGCTCATCGCGATGGCCGCCTTGGCCGTGCGGATCGCGTACACCCTCTACGCCGCGCCCGACGTCCGTACACTGCCTCCGAGCGATGCAGGGGCGTACCACCTGCTGGCGAACAATCTGGCGGATGGGCGCGGCTACATCCGCCCCTACGACCTGCTGCTCGCGAAGCCACCCGCGGTTCGTCCGACGGCCGAGTATCCACCGCTCTTCCCCGCGGTGCTGAGCGTCGTGTCGCGCGCCGGAGGCGACACCGTGGCTGCGCAGCGCATCGCCATGTGCTTCGTCGGCACGGCCACCGTCGTGCTGATCGGTCTGCTCGGGCGCCGGGTCGCGAACGCAGGAGTGGGCCTGGTCGCGGCGGGGTTGGCCGCGGTGTACCCCATGCTCTTCCAGAGCGATGCCGTGCTCATGCCCGAGACGCTCTACGCCTTCCTCGTCTCCGCAGTGCTGCTCCTCGCGTACCGTGCCATCGACAAGCCGTCGAACGCCCGCTTCGGCGCTCTGGGTCTTGCCGTGGGCGCCGCCGTCCTGACGCGGGCCGAGGCCATCTTCCTCGTTGTCCTGCTCGTCGTTCCGCTTGCCGTCCTGGTACGTGAGGTCGGCCGACGCCGGCGGATCGCCCTCGGCGCCATCGCCGTGGGTGCCACCCTGGTGGTCGTGCTGCCGTGGACGTACCGCAACTACGCGCGCTTCGACGAGGTGGTGCCCGTCTCCACCAACCTGGGGTCGGCCCTCGACGGGGCCAACTGCCCGCCGATGTATTCGGGCCCGTTCAAGGGCCTGTGGCAGTACTCGCCGGATTGCTTCGACGGCTTCCTCCAGTCCGAGCTGGCCGCCGGCAACGAGGCCGTCTCAGCCGACGCGCACCGCGCCGAGGGCCTGCGCTACGCCCGTCACCACGCGGGCGAGGTGCCGGGCGTCATGGCCGTGCGCTGGTTGCGTACCTTCGGCTTGTACGACACGCACTTCCAGGTGAGGTTCGAGACGTTCACGGAGTGGCGAAAGGCCCGATGGCAGACTTTCGGGATGCGGATGTACTGGGCACTCCTGCCCTTCGCGGCAGTAGGCACGGCCGTCCTCGTCCGGCGCAGGCAACGCGTGTGGCCGCTGGCGAGCACCTTCGTCCTGGTGTCGTTGACGACGGCGTTGACCTACGGGAACGAGCGCTTCCGCATCGCCGCCGAGCCCGCGCTCCTCGTCTTCGCGGCGACGGGGATCACGGTGCTCCTGGCCCTCGTTCGGGCCCCCTTGCGGTCACGGGCCACATGA